From Coffea arabica cultivar ET-39 chromosome 2e, Coffea Arabica ET-39 HiFi, whole genome shotgun sequence, the proteins below share one genomic window:
- the LOC113730926 gene encoding E3 ubiquitin-protein ligase JMJ24-like, whose product MDHSRSIAGAGEDNVAIPDDLRCKRSDGKQWRCTAMSMPDKTVCEKHYIQAKKRAANSALKASMKKKRKPIGERDNYYESKSDDMDVPLVNSIAGDYSGSVSGKKYKEKLPKAQRNYSPEAPSTRSLTLRSSLKSNDELQRDGIMHEDNRRSYKTPPPPTIDSSRSRSQKMFDSSPMTETSEGSSESSDDTGGQPCHQCRRNDRDRVIWCLKCDRRGYCDICISTWYSDIPVEEIQRVCPACRGSCSCKVCLRGDNLIKAKIREIPIQDKLQYLYCLLSAVLPVVNQIHHEQSAEVELEKRLHGNIDLARTKLHADEQMCCNFCRIPVIDYHRHCPNCLYDLCLSCCKDIREASRLVVEVKMENQIAGESNDRECALEQVELSNVQLNLLRKYSGWRAQREGNIRCPPREYGGCGCSSLVLKRIFKMNWVAKLVKNAEEMVGGCRVDDSGSEERTGFDLRLFQAAHRENDSDNCLYHPSAQDIKTEGIGDFRIHWSRGEPVIVKEVCDTSSMTIWDPEVLLRGIRETAEEKLKDANRTVKAIDCFNWTEVDIELSQFIKGYSEGRFHENGRPEMLKLKDWPSPSSSEEFLMYQRPDFIIKLPLLEFIHSKWGLLNVAAKLPHYSLQNEVGPKIQISYGTCKELDRGDSVEKLRLNMRDVVFLLVHVSDAKLEGRERTKVEKVQKTVADSETREPSGDPQMSLNGDSLKSLTSGQDRLDENQDILDPDNYEAVRDQHTKAASPTEEETVSGEDLNVSSDNNCESSQPGALWDVFRRQDVPKLIEYLKVHKEFETPDRDGLENDFVRHPLYDGTIFLNSYHKQKLKEEIGIEPWSFEQHMGEAVFIPAGCPFQVKNLQSTVQLGLDFLSPESLREALKLAEEIRGLPSDHDAKLQILEVGKISLYAASWAIKEVQKLVLDPKLGPELGFEDPNLTALVSKNLEEMVKRRQISCV is encoded by the exons ATGGATCATTCGCGGTCAATTGCCGGTGCTGGTGAGGATAATGTAGCGATTCCTGATGATCTGCGTTGCAAGAGGTCAGATGGCAAACAATGGAGATGTACCGCAATGTCCATGCCTGATAAAACTGTATGTGAAAAGCACTACATTCAGGCAAAGAAAAGGGCTGCCAATTCTGCACTAAAAGCTAgtatgaagaagaaaaggaaacctATAGGTGAACGTGATAATTACTACGAGAGTAAGAGTGATGATATGGATGTACCCCTTGTTAATTCCATAGCTGGGGATTATTCTGGTTCAGTCTCTGGGAAGAAGTACAAAGAAAAATTACCAAAAGCGCAGAGGAATTATTCACCTGAAGCACCTTCAACAAGGAGTCTTACCCTTCGGAGTTCTCTCAAGTCAAATGATGAATTACAAAGGGATGGTATTATGCATGAAGACAATCGAAGATCATACAAGACACCACCACCTCCTACAATCGATTCATCTAGAAGCAGATCACAGAAGATGTTTGATTCTAGTCCAATGACA GAAACTTCCGAAGGAAGCTCAGAATCTTCTGATGATACTGGCGGGCAACCTTGCCATCAGTGCAGAAGAAATGATAGAGACAGGGTGATTTGGTGCCTTAAATGTGATAGGAGAGGATATTGTGATATCTGCATTTCAACATG GTACTCTGACATCCCAGTGGAAGAAATTCAGAGGGTTTGTCCAGCATGTCGTGGTAGTTGCAGTTGCAAGGTGTGTTTACGAGGAGATAATTTGATAAAG GCAAAGATACGGGAGATACCTATACAAGACAAATTGCAGTATCTTTACTGCTTATTATCTGCTGTGCTTCCTGTTGTTAATCAGATCCATCATGAGCAGAGTGCTGAGGTTGAGCTGGAAAAGAGGCTACATG GAAATATAGATCTTGCCAGGACCAAATTGCATGCAGATGAGCAGATGTGCTG TAATTTTTGCAGGATCCCTGTAATCGATTACCATAGACATTGTCCAAATTGCTTGTATGATCTTTGTCTTAGCTGCTGCAAAGACATTAGAGAAGCATCCAGGCTTGTTGTTGAGGTAAAGATGGAAAATCAGATAGCAGGTGAAAGTAATGACAGAGAATGTGCATTGGAGCAAGTTGAATTATCTAATGTCCAACTAAATTTGCTTAGAAAGTACTCTGGTTGGAGAGCTCAGAGGGAGGGCAACATTCGATGTCCACCACGGGAGTATGGGGGATGTGGTTGCTCGTCATTAGTACTAAAGCGCATCTTCAAGATGAACTGGGTTGCTAAACTGGTAAAAAATGCTGAAGAAATGGTTGGTGGATGTAGAGTTGATGATTCTGGCAGTGAGGAAAGAACGGGATTTGATCTCAGGCTTTTCCAGGCTGCACATAGAGAGAATGATAGCGACAACTGTCTATACCATCCATCAGCCCAAGATATCAAGACTGAAGGGATTGGGGACTTCAGAATCCACTGGAGTCGAGGAGAGCCTGTTATTGTTAAGGAAGTTTGTGATACTTCCTCAATGACAATTTGGGATCCCGAGGTTCTACTGAGAGGAATTAGAGAGACTGCAGAAGAGAAACTTAAGGATGCAAATAGAACTGTAAAGGCAATTGACTGTTTTAATTGGACTGAG GTTGATATTGAACTGAGTCAGTTCATTAAAGGATACTCAGAGGGTAGATTTCATGAAAATGGTCGACCAGAAATGTTAAAGTTGAAGGATTGGCCGTCTCCAAGTTCTTCAGAAGAGTTTTTAATGTACCAGAGACCTGACTTTATAATTAAGCTTCCCTTGCTAGAATTTATCCATTCGAAGTGGGGGCTTCTAAATGTTGCAGCAAAATTGCCTCATTATTCATTGCAGAATGAGGTAGGCCCTAAAATTCAGATTTCATATGGAACATGCAAAGAACTCGATAGAGGTGATTCTGTGGAGAAGCTTCGGCTTAATATGCGTGATGTG GTCTTCCTACTGGTACATGTAAGTGATGCTAAACTAGAAGGCCGTGAGAGAACAAAGGTTGAGAAGGTACAGAAGACCGTTGCAGATTCTGAGACAAGAGAACCATCAGGTGATCCACAAATGAGCTTGAATGGTGATTCTCTGAAATCATTGACCAGTGGACAGGATAGACTGGATGAAAATCAAGATATTTTAGATCCTGATAATTATGAGGCTGTCAGGGATCAACACACTAAAGCTGCTTCTCCAACAGAAGAGGAAACAGTCAGTGGTGAGGATCTGAATGTATCTAGTGATAATAACTGTGAAAGTTCTCAACCAGGAGCACTTTGGGATGTTTTCCGCCGACAAGATGTTCCAAAGCTGATTGAGTATTTGAAAGTTCATAAGGAGTTTGAAACGCCTGACAGGGATGGGTTAGAAAATGACTTT GTGCGGCATCCTCTTTATGATGGCACAATTTTTTTGAATAGTTATCACAAGCAAAAACTAAAGGAGGAGATTG GAATAGAACCCTGGTCATTTGAACAGCATATGGGGGAGGCTGTCTTCATCCCAGCTGGTTGTCCTTTCCAAGTGAAAAATCTTCAG TCCACAGTTCAGTTGGGTCTTGATTTCCTTTCTCCAGAAAGTCTAAGAGAGGCCCTTAAGTTGGCTGAAGAAATCCGTGGCCTTCCCAGTGACCATGATGCTAAGCTTCAAATACTGGAG GTGGGAAAGATATCATTATATGCTGCAAGCTGGGCCATTAAAGAAGTTCAGAAGTTGGTTCTTGATCCAAA ACTCGGTCCTGAGCTTGGGTTTGAAGATCCAAATTTAACTGCATTGGTGTCAAAAAATTTGGAAGAGATGGTTAAGAGGAGACAGATCTCTTGTGTGTAA
- the LOC113730927 gene encoding protein STRUBBELIG-RECEPTOR FAMILY 3-like isoform X2: MDYLDCRKFELFLVFLAVFAVPTCRGFTDIRDVYAINSLYAALGNPPLAGWLPVGGDPCGFAWQGVQCVNANITAINLNGLNLGGELSNDLGSFASIIQVDLGANQIGGSIPTNLPSTLQIFSLYDNQLSGSIPDSISLLGQLTDLSLGNNHLTGEIPDVFQQLTGLTTLNLSGNMLSSQLPSSMGKLSSLTKLYLQENQLSGTLDVLEDLPLTDLNIENNLFSGPVPEKLKNIPNFRKAGNPFNTSIIPSPPVSSPSPSSSPSPSEASPPELAPVQQATGPSLQWSSQTGSTRGTTKTSKSISWIAIAGILFIIVLALGMCLLLCWCCKRREVAGKIAKRHEAYPHHGTSANYKEDHSLRKPDYQVEKVTKEAVTRPTMTSLEAKQDKSANRKNAFKKQEDHRIDITWMDSSGTDSSIRPPPPPPFPLLPSERIIADPILPLINPSGRTIDSVNSVKTFTIASLQQYTDSFSQENLVGKGMLGTVYKAKLPNGKLLAVKKLNTATSRHQNDRDFIQLVSNIAKLQHANIIQLVGYCAEHRQWMLVYEYCENGTLHEALHLDDEINKRLSWSTRIHLALQAARALEYLHEVCQPPIVHQNFKSANILLDNELSVYVSDSGLAPLLSSNSMAELQACGYGGPELESGSYTHHSDVYSFGVVMLELLTGRKSYDRSRPRGEQFLVRWAIPRLHDIDTLSRMVDPSLNGVYSSKSLSRFADIISLCIQPEPEFRPPMSEIVQNLLQMVQRNS; this comes from the exons ATGGATTACTTAGATTGCAGAAAGTTTGaactttttctggttttcttggCGGTTTTTGCTGTGCCAACTTGCAGGGGATTCACAGACATTCGTGATG TCTATGCAATTAACAGTTTATATGCTGCTTTGGGCAACCCACCGCTCGCCGGGTGGCTTCCAGTTGGTGGGGACCCATGTGGGTTTGCTTGGCAAGGAGTGCAGTGTGTCAATGCCAATATAACTGCTAT TAATCTTAATGGCCTGAATTTGGGAGGCGAACTCAGTAATGATTTGGGCTCCTTTGCTTCCATAATACAAGT AGACCTTGGTGCCAACCAAATTGGAGGCAGTATACCAACCAATTTGCCTTCTACTCTCCAAATCTT TTCTCTTTATGATAATCAGTTGAGCGGAAGCATCCCGGATAGTATATCGTTGTTGGGTCAGCTGACAGACTT GTCGCTGggaaacaatcatttaacaggAGAAATTCCAGATGTCTTTCAGCAGCTTACCGGCTTGACCACTCT gaACTTATCTGGTAACATGCTGAGCAGCCAACTGCCTTCTTCAATGGGAAAATTATCCTCTCTTACAAAGTT GTACTTGCAAGAGAATCAGCTTTCTGGGACTCTTGATGTTCTAGAAGATCTTCCTTTGACTGATTT AAATATAGAGAATAACCTCTTCTCTGGGCCGGTTCCTGAGAAATTAAAGAATATACCAAACTTCAG AAAAGCTGGAAACCCTTTCAACACCTCAATTATTCCATCACCACCTGTCTCATCCCCATCACCATCTTCATCACCATCACCATCTGAGGCATCTCCTCCCGAATTAGCCCCAGTGCAGCAAGCAACTGGACCATCACTGCAATGGTCTTCACAGACTGGAAGCACCAGAGGCACAACTAAGACGTCTAAAAGCATTTCATGGATTGCTATTGCAGGAATCCTTTTCATCATAGTACTTGCATTGGGGATGTGTCTTCTCCTGTGTTGGTGCTGCAAGAGGAGGGAAGTGGCTGGGAAAATAGCCAAGCGGCATGAAGCATATCCGCATCATGGCACCAGTGCAAACTACAAGGAAGATCACTCATTGCGAAAGCCTGATTATCAAGTAGAGAAAG TGACAAAAGAAGCAGTTACAAGGCCAACAATGACCTCATTAGAAGCAAAGCAGGACAAGAGTGCCAACCGTAAGAATGCATTTAAAAAGCAGGAGGATCACAGAATCGACATAACATGGATGGATTCAAGTGGGACAGATTCAAGTATTCGACCACCGCCACCACCTCCTTTTCCACTTCTGCCTTCAGAGAGGATCATTGCAGATCCTATTTTGCCTTTGATAAACCCTAGTGGACGTACTATTGATTCTGTGAATTCTGTGAAGACATTCACTATTGCATCTCTTCAACAATATACGGATAGCTTCTCTCAGGAAAATCTTGTCGGAAAAGGCATGTTGGGCACAGTGTATAAAGCTAAGCTTCCCAATGGAAAG TTGCTGGCTGTCAAGAAACTCAACACTGCAACATCCAGGCATCAAAACGACAGAGACTTCATTCAGCTAGTTTCTAATATTGCTAAACTTCAGCATGCGAACATAATCCAGCTTGTGGGCTACTGTGCGGAGCACAGACAATGGATGCTTGTATACGAGTATTGCGAAAATGGAACACTTCATGAAGCACTacacttggatgatgaaatcaataaaaggctttcttggagtacTCGCATCCACTTGGCCCTTCAAGCAGCTAGAGCCTTGGA GTATCTGCATGAAGTTTGTCAACCGCCAATTGTTCACCAGAACTTCAAGTCTGCTAATATCCTCCTAGACAATGAGCTTTCTGTATATGTTTCAGACTCTGGTTTGGCGCCTCTACTATCATCTAATTCAATGGCTGAG CTGCAAGCTTGTGGATATGGTGGCCCTGAACTTGAATCAGGAAGCTATACACATCACAGTGATGTTTACAGCTTTGGAGTTGTTATGTTAGAGCTTCTGACAGGAAGAAAATCTTATGACAG GTCACGTCCTCGAGGGGAGCAATTTTTGGTTAGATGGGCAATTCCTCGGCTTCATGACATAGACACATTGTCAAGAATGGTTGATCCTTCTCTAAATGGTGTATATTCTTCAAAATCTTTATCGCGTTTTGCTGATATAATTTCCTTGTGCATTCAG CCGGAGCCAGAATTCAGACCGCCCATGTCAGAAATTGTCCAGAACCTCTTACAAATGGTACAAAGGAATTCTTGA
- the LOC113730927 gene encoding protein STRUBBELIG-RECEPTOR FAMILY 3-like isoform X1: MDYLDCRKFELFLVFLAVFAVPTCRGFTDIRDVYAINSLYAALGNPPLAGWLPVGGDPCGFAWQGVQCVNANITAINLNGLNLGGELSNDLGSFASIIQVDLGANQIGGSIPTNLPSTLQIFSLYDNQLSGSIPDSISLLGQLTDLSLGNNHLTGEIPDVFQQLTGLTTLNLSGNMLSSQLPSSMGKLSSLTKLYLQENQLSGTLDVLEDLPLTDLNIENNLFSGPVPEKLKNIPNFRKAGNPFNTSIIPSPPVSSPSPSSSPSPSEASPPELAPVQQATGPSLQWSSQTGSTRGTTKTSKSISWIAIAGILFIIVLALGMCLLLCWCCKRREVAGKIAKRHEAYPHHGTSANYKEDHSLRKPDYQVEKVTKEAVTRPTMTSLEAKQDKSANRKNAFKKQEDHRIDITWMDSSGTDSSIRPPPPPPFPLLPSERIIADPILPLINPSGRTIDSVNSVKTFTIASLQQYTDSFSQENLVGKGMLGTVYKAKLPNGKLLAVKKLNTATSRHQNDRDFIQLVSNIAKLQHANIIQLVGYCAEHRQWMLVYEYCENGTLHEALHLDDEINKRLSWSTRIHLALQAARALEYLHEVCQPPIVHQNFKSANILLDNELSVYVSDSGLAPLLSSNSMAEYVYQLQACGYGGPELESGSYTHHSDVYSFGVVMLELLTGRKSYDRSRPRGEQFLVRWAIPRLHDIDTLSRMVDPSLNGVYSSKSLSRFADIISLCIQPEPEFRPPMSEIVQNLLQMVQRNS; the protein is encoded by the exons ATGGATTACTTAGATTGCAGAAAGTTTGaactttttctggttttcttggCGGTTTTTGCTGTGCCAACTTGCAGGGGATTCACAGACATTCGTGATG TCTATGCAATTAACAGTTTATATGCTGCTTTGGGCAACCCACCGCTCGCCGGGTGGCTTCCAGTTGGTGGGGACCCATGTGGGTTTGCTTGGCAAGGAGTGCAGTGTGTCAATGCCAATATAACTGCTAT TAATCTTAATGGCCTGAATTTGGGAGGCGAACTCAGTAATGATTTGGGCTCCTTTGCTTCCATAATACAAGT AGACCTTGGTGCCAACCAAATTGGAGGCAGTATACCAACCAATTTGCCTTCTACTCTCCAAATCTT TTCTCTTTATGATAATCAGTTGAGCGGAAGCATCCCGGATAGTATATCGTTGTTGGGTCAGCTGACAGACTT GTCGCTGggaaacaatcatttaacaggAGAAATTCCAGATGTCTTTCAGCAGCTTACCGGCTTGACCACTCT gaACTTATCTGGTAACATGCTGAGCAGCCAACTGCCTTCTTCAATGGGAAAATTATCCTCTCTTACAAAGTT GTACTTGCAAGAGAATCAGCTTTCTGGGACTCTTGATGTTCTAGAAGATCTTCCTTTGACTGATTT AAATATAGAGAATAACCTCTTCTCTGGGCCGGTTCCTGAGAAATTAAAGAATATACCAAACTTCAG AAAAGCTGGAAACCCTTTCAACACCTCAATTATTCCATCACCACCTGTCTCATCCCCATCACCATCTTCATCACCATCACCATCTGAGGCATCTCCTCCCGAATTAGCCCCAGTGCAGCAAGCAACTGGACCATCACTGCAATGGTCTTCACAGACTGGAAGCACCAGAGGCACAACTAAGACGTCTAAAAGCATTTCATGGATTGCTATTGCAGGAATCCTTTTCATCATAGTACTTGCATTGGGGATGTGTCTTCTCCTGTGTTGGTGCTGCAAGAGGAGGGAAGTGGCTGGGAAAATAGCCAAGCGGCATGAAGCATATCCGCATCATGGCACCAGTGCAAACTACAAGGAAGATCACTCATTGCGAAAGCCTGATTATCAAGTAGAGAAAG TGACAAAAGAAGCAGTTACAAGGCCAACAATGACCTCATTAGAAGCAAAGCAGGACAAGAGTGCCAACCGTAAGAATGCATTTAAAAAGCAGGAGGATCACAGAATCGACATAACATGGATGGATTCAAGTGGGACAGATTCAAGTATTCGACCACCGCCACCACCTCCTTTTCCACTTCTGCCTTCAGAGAGGATCATTGCAGATCCTATTTTGCCTTTGATAAACCCTAGTGGACGTACTATTGATTCTGTGAATTCTGTGAAGACATTCACTATTGCATCTCTTCAACAATATACGGATAGCTTCTCTCAGGAAAATCTTGTCGGAAAAGGCATGTTGGGCACAGTGTATAAAGCTAAGCTTCCCAATGGAAAG TTGCTGGCTGTCAAGAAACTCAACACTGCAACATCCAGGCATCAAAACGACAGAGACTTCATTCAGCTAGTTTCTAATATTGCTAAACTTCAGCATGCGAACATAATCCAGCTTGTGGGCTACTGTGCGGAGCACAGACAATGGATGCTTGTATACGAGTATTGCGAAAATGGAACACTTCATGAAGCACTacacttggatgatgaaatcaataaaaggctttcttggagtacTCGCATCCACTTGGCCCTTCAAGCAGCTAGAGCCTTGGA GTATCTGCATGAAGTTTGTCAACCGCCAATTGTTCACCAGAACTTCAAGTCTGCTAATATCCTCCTAGACAATGAGCTTTCTGTATATGTTTCAGACTCTGGTTTGGCGCCTCTACTATCATCTAATTCAATGGCTGAG TATGTTTACCAGCTGCAAGCTTGTGGATATGGTGGCCCTGAACTTGAATCAGGAAGCTATACACATCACAGTGATGTTTACAGCTTTGGAGTTGTTATGTTAGAGCTTCTGACAGGAAGAAAATCTTATGACAG GTCACGTCCTCGAGGGGAGCAATTTTTGGTTAGATGGGCAATTCCTCGGCTTCATGACATAGACACATTGTCAAGAATGGTTGATCCTTCTCTAAATGGTGTATATTCTTCAAAATCTTTATCGCGTTTTGCTGATATAATTTCCTTGTGCATTCAG CCGGAGCCAGAATTCAGACCGCCCATGTCAGAAATTGTCCAGAACCTCTTACAAATGGTACAAAGGAATTCTTGA
- the LOC113730928 gene encoding uncharacterized protein, with translation MGGGGAEEGMGWSPNGAPLYIQKDDHWRHFDNSVNAVSFGFVATAILISMFLVMAIFERFLRPTSSALTPSAGRRHPHDIESHIGFAGKLCHPSPKMPISAREVSVLMPGEDMPTFIAHPAPAPCPPERIRWPSHQHHSFPKSAMDPNASTSSGSM, from the exons AtgggaggaggaggagcagaAGAGGGAATGGGATGGTCACCAAATGGTGCACCACTTTACATACAAAAAGATGATCACTGGAGGCACTTTGATAACTCAGTCAATGCTGTGTCTTTTGGGTTTGTGGCCACTGCAATTCTCATCTCAATGTTTCTAGTAATGGCGATCTTTGAGAGGTTCCTCAGACCAACATCATCAGCTTTGACACCGTCTGCTGGGCGCAGACATCCTCATGACATCGAATCCCATATTGGGTTTGCAGGAAAACTTTGTCATCCATCACCCAAA ATGCCTATAAGTGCCAGAGAGGTGTCTGTTCTAATGCCTGGAGAAGACATGCCTACCTTTATAGCGCACCCTGCTCCTGCGCCTTGTCCTCCTGAGCGAATTCGATGGCCTTCTCATCAACATCATTCCTTTCCAAAGAGCGCCATGGACCCAAATGCAAGTACATCCTCAGGCTCAATGTGA